The Daucus carota subsp. sativus chromosome 7, DH1 v3.0, whole genome shotgun sequence genome window below encodes:
- the LOC108192615 gene encoding uncharacterized protein LOC108192615 isoform X3 produces MSFKIMIWQVKIFLMGMYQALLALGDHKSARKLLRKILIFDPHVCCVIDSSQRQPMYAGQPTLRIKILQTQTRHAETKVRKLIYVRTDVTRAGYNWSEAFKRDYKDK; encoded by the exons ATGAGTTTCAAAATTATGATATGGCAAGTGAAGATCTTTTTGATGGG GATGTACCAAGCTCTTTTGGCTTTGGGAGATCATAAATCTGCCAGAAAACTGTTGAGGAAGATACTGATATTTGATCCGCATGTCTGCTGTGTCATTGATTCATCACAGAGACAGCCTATGTACGCAGGGCAACCAACTCTAAG GATTAAAATACTTCAAACACAAACAAGACATGCTGAAACGAAGGTCAGGAAGCTTATATATGTACGGACCGATGTTACAAGAGCTGGCTATAATTGGAGTGAAGCATTTAAAAGAGATTACAAAG ATAAGTGA
- the LOC108192615 gene encoding uncharacterized protein LOC108192615 isoform X2: MSVAFNAVPLMKAFITRFQSYQVPLIKTLPRYLSPRHRRYIHRNSWNRVLLLRLQDHQDVRSVHGFLAIQCCFRFLLVLLIDIGSLSPAFLKRDFVGRIEPTLKFLSSSPGQMSICRENENVVGRREKG; encoded by the exons ATGAGCGTTGCATTTAATGCTGTTCCTTTGATGAAGGCATTCATCACGCGGTTTCAATCGTACCAAGTGCCACTGATCAAGACGCTTCCACGATATTTGTCTCCGCGGCATCGTAGGTATATTCACCGGAATTCTTGGAACAGAGTCCTCCTTCTTCGCCTCCAAGATCATCAG GATGTTCGATCTGTGCACGGGTTTCTGGCCATACAGTGTTGTTTCAGATTTCTGCTGGTATTGCTGATCGACATCGGTTCACTGAGTCCAG CCTTCCTAAAAAGAGACTTTGTGGGAAGAATTGAGCCTACATTAAAATTTCTCAGTTCTTCACCTGGACAGATGAGTATATGCAGAGAGAACGAAAATGTCGTAGGCAGACGGGAAAAAG GTTAA
- the LOC108192615 gene encoding uncharacterized protein LOC108192615 isoform X1, whose amino-acid sequence MSVAFNAVPLMKAFITRFQSYQVPLIKTLPRYLSPRHRRYIHRNSWNRVLLLRLQDHQDVRSVHGFLAIQCCFRFLLVLLIDIGSLSPGMDGVSYAHIRYTSIITVAYYAAFLKRDFVGRIEPTLKFLSSSPGQMSICRENENVVGRREKG is encoded by the exons ATGAGCGTTGCATTTAATGCTGTTCCTTTGATGAAGGCATTCATCACGCGGTTTCAATCGTACCAAGTGCCACTGATCAAGACGCTTCCACGATATTTGTCTCCGCGGCATCGTAGGTATATTCACCGGAATTCTTGGAACAGAGTCCTCCTTCTTCGCCTCCAAGATCATCAG GATGTTCGATCTGTGCACGGGTTTCTGGCCATACAGTGTTGTTTCAGATTTCTGCTGGTATTGCTGATCGACATCGGTTCACTGAGTCCAG GTATGGATGGAGTAAGTTATGCACATATAAGATATACAAGCATAATCACTGTTGCATATTATGCAGCCTTCCTAAAAAGAGACTTTGTGGGAAGAATTGAGCCTACATTAAAATTTCTCAGTTCTTCACCTGGACAGATGAGTATATGCAGAGAGAACGAAAATGTCGTAGGCAGACGGGAAAAAG GTTAA